Proteins encoded by one window of Molothrus aeneus isolate 106 chromosome 16, BPBGC_Maene_1.0, whole genome shotgun sequence:
- the GET4 gene encoding Golgi to ER traffic protein 4 homolog, which translates to MAAAIMAAEQEAAKGGGGRNRGGVQRVEGKLRASVEKGDYYEAHQMYRTLFFRYMSQGKHAEARELMYSGALLFFSHNQQNSAADLSMLVLESLEKSDAKVAEDLLENLAKLFSLMDPNSPERVAFVSRALKWSSGGSGKLGHPKLHQLLAITLWKEQNYSESRYHFLHSTDGEGCANMLVEYSSSRGYRSEVDMFVAQAVLQFLCLKNKTSASVVFTTYTQKHPSIEKGPPFVQPLLNFIWFLLLAVDGGKLTVFTVLCEQYQPSLKRDPMYNEYLDRIGQLFFGVPPKQTSSYGGLLGNLLNSLMGTGEDDDTEDGQEDSSPIELD; encoded by the exons ATGGCGGCGGCGATCATGGCGGCGGAGCAGGAAGCCGCGAaaggcggcggcggcaggaacCGCGGCGGCGTGCAGCGCGTGGAGGGCAAGCTGCGCGCCAGCGTCGAGAAGGGTGACTACTACGAGGCGCACCAGATGTACCGGACGCTGTTCTTCAG gTATATGTCACAAGGAAAACATGCAGAAGCAAGAGAACTAATGTATTCAGGGGCTTTACTGTTCTTCAGTCATAACCAG CAAAACAGTGCTGCTGATCTGTCCATGCTGGTCTTGGAGTCTTTGGAGAAGTCGGATGCAAAGGTAGCAGAAGACCTTTTAG AAAACTTGGCTAAATTGTTTAGTTTAATGGATCCAAATTCTCCTGAAAGAGTGGCTTTTGTATCCAGAGCACTAAAATGGTCCAGTGGGGGATCAGGAAAACTTGGACATCCAAAACTACACCAGTTACTAGCTATTACCCTGTGGAAAG agCAAAACTATAGTGAATCTCGGTACCACTTCTTGCACTCGACAGATGGTGAGGGCTGTGCAAATATGCTGGTGGAATACTCCTCGTCCCGCGGATACCGCAGTGAGGTGGACATGTTTGTAGCTCAGGCAGTACTACA atTTCTCTGCTTAAAAAATAAGACCAGCGCCTCAGTTGTTTTTACGACATACACACAGAAACATCCTTCGATAGAGAAGGGTCCACCCTTTGTGCAACCACTGCTAAACTTCATCTGGTTTCTGTTGTTGGCAGTTGATGG AGGAAAACTAACAGTATTTACAGTATTGTGTGAACAGTATCAACCTTCGCTGAAAAGAGACCCCATGTATAATGAG TACCTAGATAGAATAGGACAGCTTTTCTTCGGAGTTCCGCCCAAGCAGACCTCGTCCTACGGGGGCTTGCTAG GAAATCTTTTAAACAGTCTGATGGGAACTGGGGAAGATGATGACACAGAAGATGGTCAGGAAGACAGCAGTCCTATCGAGCTCGACTGA